One window from the genome of Saccopteryx leptura isolate mSacLep1 chromosome 8, mSacLep1_pri_phased_curated, whole genome shotgun sequence encodes:
- the ABHD10 gene encoding palmitoyl-protein thioesterase ABHD10, mitochondrial isoform X1 produces MAGVGKAALAAWDPCRRWSWTSVSFGFHRAVSALLAQKPERAPRWLPVCRQKTSFSFLSRPDLPNLAYKKLKGKSPGIIFIPGYISDMNGTKALAIEEFCKSLGHAYIRFDYSGVGNSDGNLQESTVGKWRKDVLSIIDDLAEGPQILVGSSLGGWLMLHAAIARPQRVVALIGIAAAVDGLVTKFNQLPVEVKKEIETKGVWSMPSKYSEEGVYHIQYNFIKEAEHHCMLHSPIPVNCPIRLLHGMKDDIIPWHTSLQVADRVVSTDVDVILRKHSDHRMKEKADIQLLVYTIDDLIDKLSTVGN; encoded by the exons ATGGCTGGAGTGGGCAAGGCGGCGCTGGCTGCGTGGGATCCTTGTCGGAGGTGGAGCTGGACTTCTGTCTCCTTCGGCTTCCATCGTGCCGTCAGCGCGTTACTTGCACAAAAGCCTGAGAGGGCGCCACGGTGGCTCCCAG TTTGCAGACAAAAGACATCATTCTCTTTCCTTAGTCGACCAGACCTTCCAAACCTGGCTTATAAGAAACTAAAAGGCAAAAGTCCAGGAATTATCTTCATCCCTGGCTATATTTCTGATATGAATGGTACAAAAGCATTGGCGATTGAGGAGTTTTGCAAATCTCTAGGTCACGCCTATATAAG GTTTGATTACTCAGGAGTTGGAAATTCAGATGGTAACTTACAAGAATCTACAGtgggaaaatggagaaaagatgTTCTTTCTATAATTGATGACTTAGCTGAAGGACCACAG ATACTAGTTGGGTCTAGCCTCGGTGGATGGCTCATGCTTCATGCTGCAATCGCACGCCCACAAAGGGTTGTGGCTCTCATTGGCATAGCTGCAGCTGTAGATGGCCTAGTGACAAAATTTAATCAGCTTCCTGTTGAG gtaaaaaaggaaatagagacAAAAGGCGTGTGGAGCATGCCATCAAAATACAGTGAAGAAGGAGTTTATCACATTCAGTACAATTTCATTAAAGAAGCTGAACACCACTGCATGTTACATAGCCCCATTCCTGTGAACTGCCCTATAAGATTGCTTCATGGCATGAAAGATGACATCATACCCTGGCATACGTCCCTACAAGTTGCTGACCGAGTAGTCAGCACTGACGTAGATGTCATTCTTCGAAAACATAGTGATCACCGAATGAAGGAAAAAGCGGACATTCAACTTCTTGTTTACACTATTGATGACTTAATTGATAAGCTTTCAACTGTAGGTAACTAG
- the ABHD10 gene encoding palmitoyl-protein thioesterase ABHD10, mitochondrial isoform X2 codes for MAGVGKAALAAWDPCRRWSWTSVSFGFHRAVSALLAQKPERAPRWLPVCRQKTSFSFLSRPDLPNLAYKKLKGKSPGIIFIPGYISDMNGTKALAIEEFCKSLGHAYIRFDYSGVGNSDGNLQESTVGKWRKDVLSIIDDLAEGPQVKKEIETKGVWSMPSKYSEEGVYHIQYNFIKEAEHHCMLHSPIPVNCPIRLLHGMKDDIIPWHTSLQVADRVVSTDVDVILRKHSDHRMKEKADIQLLVYTIDDLIDKLSTVGN; via the exons ATGGCTGGAGTGGGCAAGGCGGCGCTGGCTGCGTGGGATCCTTGTCGGAGGTGGAGCTGGACTTCTGTCTCCTTCGGCTTCCATCGTGCCGTCAGCGCGTTACTTGCACAAAAGCCTGAGAGGGCGCCACGGTGGCTCCCAG TTTGCAGACAAAAGACATCATTCTCTTTCCTTAGTCGACCAGACCTTCCAAACCTGGCTTATAAGAAACTAAAAGGCAAAAGTCCAGGAATTATCTTCATCCCTGGCTATATTTCTGATATGAATGGTACAAAAGCATTGGCGATTGAGGAGTTTTGCAAATCTCTAGGTCACGCCTATATAAG GTTTGATTACTCAGGAGTTGGAAATTCAGATGGTAACTTACAAGAATCTACAGtgggaaaatggagaaaagatgTTCTTTCTATAATTGATGACTTAGCTGAAGGACCACAG gtaaaaaaggaaatagagacAAAAGGCGTGTGGAGCATGCCATCAAAATACAGTGAAGAAGGAGTTTATCACATTCAGTACAATTTCATTAAAGAAGCTGAACACCACTGCATGTTACATAGCCCCATTCCTGTGAACTGCCCTATAAGATTGCTTCATGGCATGAAAGATGACATCATACCCTGGCATACGTCCCTACAAGTTGCTGACCGAGTAGTCAGCACTGACGTAGATGTCATTCTTCGAAAACATAGTGATCACCGAATGAAGGAAAAAGCGGACATTCAACTTCTTGTTTACACTATTGATGACTTAATTGATAAGCTTTCAACTGTAGGTAACTAG